From Bradysia coprophila strain Holo2 unplaced genomic scaffold, BU_Bcop_v1 contig_324, whole genome shotgun sequence, the proteins below share one genomic window:
- the LOC119079454 gene encoding mucin-2-like isoform X4 has translation MGGILGQSTNMIVIYVMFLVSFTQILSGEARSPLSNAIVPYNSDQNNRHSQIELIDVKCENGNDILVTIDFDDTFSGIIYSQGYFNDPKCRYVKAGGSSRSYTFKVPYNGCGSKPSCAVCASIENILVIQSDEDLQEKWDTARKITCSRAIDDEQEKTIIFKPFVVDMLEVVNVPTKQGGVDCWMDIQRGEFPRVVPLTETIKIGETLSVLVFLRDPRTEYDLIVRDCWAFDHQDYDAKTTGRIQLSDKIGCSRKKKIFGTWKRTTQTGNTGATLILHNTLQAFKFPDRMQVFLKCDVEICRGECEEQYCDEIDNSVTPVTPNYQTTRITTTSRPITTTEFIQSTTILPSRGTPAVPRCYPGSKDPRCSSTSKTNRPPQITTVRPVRTTTNIPPETITYRPVQTTTNRSPQPTTYRPVQTTTNRPPEPSTYRPVQTTTNRPPQTITNRTPSQTTYTTNRPLRTQSTTQRHTMPTRSTRPTRPIESTPKPPRCGPTARDPRCPNVTRQPATYLPPSTIRPQRPSTTSTQRIPTTTTIITTEEPETYLPPLTREPATYLPPSTTLTPIRSTTRTTTPATTRTTSRVTSTPAPRCYPGSQDERCPKPITQTVPVTTTKTTTKEPATYLPPSTTLPPISSTTRTTTPATTRTTSRVTTTPAPRCYPGSQDERCPKPITQTVPVTTAKTTTKEPATYLPPSTTLAPFRSTTRTTTPATTRTTSRVTTTPAPRCLPGTQDERCPKPVTQSVPITTTKTTTREPATYLPPSTTLPPSTTLPPIRSTTRTTTPATTRTTSRLTTTSAPRCYPGSQDERCPKSTTQVTTITPSTTKLPPIRCLPGSNDRRCPDSLKCDPSNLDPRCPPLSTTRQPATYLPPDNEFTTTTSKPNCYPGSLDERCPKPNTPRVPITTRKTTTREPATYVPPSTTLPPIRSTTRTTTPATTRTTSRLTTTPAPRCYPGSQDERCPKPVTQSVPITTTKTTTREPATYLPPSTTFPPISSTTRMTTPATTRTTSRVTTTPAPRCYPGSQDERCPKPITQTVPVTTTKTTTREPATYVPPSTTLPPIRSTTRTTTPATTRTTSRLTTTPAPRCYPGSQDERCPKPVTQSVPITTTKTTTREPATYLPPSTTFPPISSTTRTTTPATTRTTSRVTTTPAPRCYPGSQDERCPKPITQTVPVTTTKTTTREPATYVPPSTTLPPIRSTTRTTTPATTRTTSRVTTTPAPRCYPGSQDERCPKPITQTVPVTTTKTTTREPATYLPPSTTLPPIRSTTRTTTPATTRTTSRVTTPPAPRCYPGSQDERCPKPITQTVPVTTTKTTTREPATYLPPSTTLPPIRSTTRTTTPATTRTTSRVTTTSAPRCYPGSLDERCPKTTTRVTTITPSTTKLPPIRCFPGSTDRRCPDSLKCDPSNLDPRCPPLSTTRQPATYLPPEKEFPTTTTSRPNCYSGSKDPRCPQITTTTTSKPNCYPGSKDPRCPQITTTTTSKPNCYPGSKDPRCPQITTTTTSKPNCYPGSNDPRCPQITTTTTSKPNCYPGSKDPRCPQITTTTTTTSKPNCYPGSNDPRCPQITTTTTSKPNCYPGSKDPRCPQITTTTTSRPNCYPGSNDPRCPQITTTTTSKPNCYPGSKDPRCPQITTTTTSKPNCYPGSKDPRCPQITTTTTPRPNCYPGSNDPRCPQIVSTTSGPTYLPPLTQSPPKCFPGSTDVRCPRPFEPSSPTTRKPTTPYVQPPTPAPPKCGPGSEFDPRCPRPFVPSKSTTTLKPTSFSLCYPGSTDPNCPTDNISTPSFCFPGSKDKRCPPPPDGLVTLSPTTYLPPFGDSQPSRQARNSITNEINQLEELDYHSIRKRDVSDVSKEVISFSLSFKGYQLESTD, from the exons ATGGGTGGTATTCTTGGACAATCCACAAACATGATTGTGATATATGTCATGTTTCTGGTTTCATTTACTCAG ATTCTTTCCGGTGAAGCCCGATCCCCATTGAGTAATGCAATAGTACCTTATAATAGCGATCAGAACAATCGACATTCTCAAATCGAATTAATTGATGTGAAATGTGAAAATGGTAACGACATCCTAGTTACAATCGATTTTGACGATACGTTCTCTGGTATCATCTACAGTCAAGGATATTTTAACGACCCGAAGTGTCG ATACGTAAAGGCGGGAGGTTCATCTCGATCATACACTTTCAAAGTGCCATATAATGGATGTGGAAGCAAACCGTCTTGTGCTGTTTGCGCATCTATCGAAAATATTCTTGTAATTCAATCAGACGAAGACTTACAAGAGAAATGGGACACAGCAAGAAAGATTACTTGCAGCAGAGCAATAGATGATGAACAAGAGAAAACTATTATATTCAAACCATTCGTAGTCGATATGTTAGAAGTAGTCAATGTGCCAACAAA GCAAGGAGGGGTTGATTGTTGGATGGATATTCAACGAGGAGAATTTCCACGAGTTGTACCGTTAACTGAAACGATAAAAATCGGTGAAACGTTAAGTGTATTAGTTTTCTTGCGCGATCCAAGAACTGAATACGACTTAATCGTTAGAGATTGCTGGGCTTTTGATCATCAAGATTACGACGCAAAGACAACAGGAAGAATTCAATTATCTGATAAAATCGGGTGttcaagaaaaaagaaaattttcggaaCTTGGAAGAGAACTACTCAGACTGGAAACACTGGGGCAACTTTAATTCTTCATAATACTCTTCAGGCGTTCAAATTTCCTGATCGAATGCAAGTGTTTTTGAAATGCGACGTAGAG aTTTGTCGTGGGGAGTGCGAGGAGCAATATTGTGATGAAATTGATAACTCAGTGACTCCGGTTACTCCTAATTACCAAACAACAAGAATTACTACTACCAGCAGACCTATTACCACAACTGAATTTATTCAGTCTACTACTATCTTGCCGTCACGCGGTACCCCAGCCGTTCCAAGATGTTACCCCGGATCCAAGGATCCTCGTTGTTCGTCTACAAGCAAAACGAACAGGCCACCTCAAATTACAACGGTCAGGCCAGTCCGAACAACAACGAATATACCACCTGAAACCATAACATATAGACCAGTCCAAACTACAACGAATAGGTCACCGCAGCCTACAACGTATAGGCCAGTCCAAACTACAACAAATAGGCCACCCGAACCTTCAACGTATAGACCAGTCCAAACTACAACGAATAGACCACCTCAAACTATAACGAATAGGACACCTTCTCAAACAACATATACAACAAATCGGCCGCTTAGAACTCAGTCCACAACACAAAGGCATACAATGCCAACAAGGTCAACAAGACCAACAAGACCAATAGAGTCAACACCGAAACCTCCAAGATGCGGACCTACTGCAAGAGACCCAAGATGTCCAAATGTAACTAGACAACCGGCAACTTATTTGCCTCCATCGACTATACGTCCACAAAGACCGTCCACAACAAGTACCCAACGTATTCCAACTACTACAACAATAATAACTACAGAGGAGCCAGAAACTTACTTGCCACCATTGACGAGAGAGCCTGCAACTTATTTACCACCATCAACAACTTTGACACCAATTAGGTCGACGACGAGAACTACGACACCCGCTACAACTCGTACAACATCAAGAGTAACATCTACTCCAGCGCCTCGATGCTATCCAGGCTCTCAGGACGAGCGATGCCCGAAACCAATTACTCAAACTGTGCCTGTAACTACAACAAAAACCACTACAAAAGAGCCTGCAACATATTTGCCACCATCAACAACTTTGCCACCGATTAGTTCGACGACGAGAACGACGACACCAGCTACAACTCGTACAACATCAAGAGTAACAACTACTCCAGCGCCTCGATGCTATCCAGGCTCCCAGGACGAGCGTTGCCCGAAACCGATTACTCAAACTGTGCCTGTAACTACAGCAAAAACCACTACGAAAGAGCCTGCAACATACTTGCCACCATCAACAACTTTGGCACCGTTTAGGTCAACGACGAGAACGACGACACCCGCTACAACTCGTACAACATCAAGAGTAACAACTACTCCAGCGCCTCGATGCTTACCAGGCACCCAGGACGAGCGCTGCCCGAAACCAGTTACTCAAAGTGTGCCCATAactacaacaaaaacaactaCAAGAGAGCCTGCAACTTATTTGCCACCATCAACAACTTTGCCACCATCAACAACTTTGCCACCGATTAGATCGACGACTAGAACGACGACACCCGCTACTACTCGTACAACATCACGATTAACAACTACTTCAGCGCCTCGATGCTATCCGGGCTCCCAGGACGAGCGCTGCCCGAAATCGACTACGCAAGTAACCACTATTACACCATCAACGACAAAGCTACCACCAATTAGATGTTTACCCGGTTCGAATGACCGTCGTTGTCCTGATTCACTTAAATGTGATCCTTCAAACCTTGACCCAAGATGTCCTCCATTGTCAACTACAAGACAACCAGCTACATACTTACCTCCAGACAATGaatttacaacaacaacatcaaaacCAAACTGTTACCCTGGTTCCTTGGACGAGCGCTGCCCGAAACCAAATACTCCACGTGTGCCCATAACTACAAGAAAAACAACTACGAGAGAGCCTGCAACTTATGTACCCCCATCAACAACTTTGCCACCGATTAGATCGACGACAAGAACGACGACACCCGCTACTACTCGTACAACATCAAGATTAACAACTACTCCAGCGCCTCGATGCTATCCAGGTTCCCAGGACGAGCGCTGCCCGAAACCAGTTACTCAAAGTGTGCCCATAactacaacaaaaacaactaCGAGAGAGCCTGCAACTTATTTGCCACCATCAACAACTTTTCCACCGATTAGCTCGACGACGAGAATGACGACACCCGCTACTACTCGTACAACATCACGAGTAACAACTACTCCAGCACCTCGATGCTATCCAGGCTCTCAGGACGAGCGCTGCCCGAAACCAATTACACAAACTGTTCCTGTAactacaacaaaaacaactaCGAGAGAGCCTGCAACTTACGTGCCACCATCAACAACTTTGCCACCGATTAGGTCGACGACGAGAACGACGACACCCGCTACTACTCGTACAACATCAAGATTAACAACTACTCCAGCGCCTCGATGCTATCCAGGTTCCCAGGACGAGCGCTGCCCGAAACCAGTTACTCAAAGTGTGCCCATAactacaacaaaaacaactaCGAGAGAGCCTGCAACTTATTTGCCACCATCAACAACTTTTCCACCGATTAGCTCGACGACGAGAACGACGACACCCGCTACTACTCGTACAACATCACGAGTAACAACTACTCCAGCACCTCGATGCTATCCAGGCTCTCAGGACGAGCGCTGCCCGAAACCAATTACTCAAACTGTTCCTGTAactacaacaaaaacaactaCGAGAGAGCCTGCAACTTACGTGCCACCATCAACAACTTTGCCACCGATTAGGTCGACGACGAGAACGACGACACCCGCTACTACTCGTACAACATCACGAGTAACAACTACTCCAGCACCTCGATGCTATCCAGGCTCTCAGGACGAGCGCTGCCCGAAACCAATTACTCAAACTGTTCCTGTAactacaacaaaaacaactaCGCGAGAGCCTGCAACTTATTTGCCTCCATCAACAACTTTGCCTCCGATTAGATCGACGACGAGAACGACGACACCCGCTACTACTCGTACAACATCAAGAGTAACAACTCCTCCAGCGCCTCGATGCTATCCAGGCTCCCAGGACGAGCGCTGTCCGAAACCAATTACTCAAACTGTGCCTGTAactacaacaaaaacaactaCGCGAGAGCCTGCAACTTATTTGCCTCCATCAACAACTTTGCCACCGATTAGATCGACGACGAGAACGACAACACCCGCTACTACTCGTACAACATCAAGAGTAACAACTACTTCAGCGCCTCGATGTTACCCAGGATCCTTGGACGAGCGCTGCCCGAAAACGACTACGCGAGTAACCACTATTACACCATCAACGACAAAGCTTCCACCAATTAGATGTTTCCCCGGTTCGACTGACCGTCGTTGTCCTGATTCACTCAAATGTGATCCTTCAAACCTTGACCCAAGATGTCCCCCATTATCAACTACAAGACAACCAGCTACGTACTTACCTCCAGAAAAGGAAtttccaacaacaacaacatcgaGACCAAACTGTTATTCTGGTTCTAAAGACCCTCGTTGTCCACAAATAACCACTACAACAACATCAAAACCAAACTGTTATCCTGGTTCCAAGGACCCTCGTTGTCCACAAATAACCACCACAACAACATCAAAACCAAACTGTTATCCTGGTTCCAAAGACCCTCGTTGTCCACAAATAACCACCACAACAACATCAAAACCAAACTGTTATCCTGGTTCCAATGATCCACGTTGTCCACAAATAACCACCACAACAACTTCAAAACCAAATTGTTATCCTGGTTCCAAGGACCCTCGTTGTCCACAAATAACTACcacaacaacgacaacatcAAAACCAAACTGTTATCCTGGTTCCAATGATCCACGTTGTCCACAAATAACCACCACAACAACATCAAAACCAAACTGTTATCCTGGTTCCAAGGACCCTCGTTGTCCACAAATAACCACCACAACAACATCAAGACCAAACTGTTATCCTGGTTCCAATGATCCACGTTGTCCACAAATAACCACCACAACAACTTCAAAACCGAATTGTTATCCTGGTTCCAAGGACCCTCGTTGTCCACAAATAACTACCACAACAAC ATCAAAACCAAACTGTTATCCTGGTTCAAAGGACCCTCGTTGTCCACAAAtaaccacaacaacaacaccaagACCAAACTGTTATCCTGGTTCCAATGACCCACGTTGTCCACAAATAGTATCAACTACTTCAGGTCCAACATATTTGCCGCCACTTACACAATCTCCGCCAAAATGTTTCCCAGGTTCAACTGATGTGAGATGTCCAAGACCTTTTGAGCCATCGTCACCAACTACAAGAAAACCAACTACGCCATATGTACAGCCTCCAACTCCAGCTCCACCAAAATGTGGTCCAGGCTCTGAATTCGATCCGAGATGCCCTCGTCCGTTTGTTCCGTCAAAGTCAACAACGACTTTAAAACCAACTTCGTTTAGTCTATGCTATCCAGGTTCGACAGACCCTAACTGTCCAACCGACAATATATCGACACCATCATTCTGTTTCCCCGGTTCGAAAGACAAGCGTTGTCCACCGCCACCCGATGGACTTGTTACATTGTCTCCAACAACATATTTACCTCCTTTCGGTGACAGTCAACCGTCCCGACAAGCTAGAAACTCTATTacaaatgaaatcaatcaattagAAGAACTAGATTATCATAGCATAAGAAAACGCGATGTCTCCGATGTCTCAAAGGAAGTGATATCATTCTCATTGTCATTTAAAGGATATCAATTGGAAAGTACGGATTAA